The Argopecten irradians isolate NY chromosome 4, Ai_NY, whole genome shotgun sequence genome has a window encoding:
- the LOC138321365 gene encoding histidine N-acetyltransferase-like, giving the protein MMSGADVIECRKVTLDDYDEVINIRKDVYDGLDYLPALYRTMMTNHIGYVLTLNKKIIAFESISVIDDGESIVGRALRISKAYEGRGLVHQMEDFIRKDIAGNSRLKHNVFTTGNKTIMERNLKVNKGQLILQKGILLYKGDISKVVPFLLNVDMLTTRILNKDDLKKLMTSKLDTDRLFPQGRIIVDWVPYRLLASNVDHFFNDFCHILGSGDGNSDRIECMTVAVGYTAPKGIRYIVEMYGTFTEETFSDHIVQHLKRCSTLDTEHINFSLHYETGKHNPDTITKTMHQFNMNKSDTHFTIMYGVEEPLDLLSKY; this is encoded by the exons ATGATGTCCGGCGCGGATGTTATTGAATGTCGTAAAGTTACCTTGGATGACTATGACGAGGTCATCAATATCCGGAAGGACGTTTACGACGGTCTGGACTACCTGCCCGCCCTCTATCGGACAATGATGACCAATCATATCGGATATGTTCTTACCCTTAATAAGAAAATA ATAGCATTCGAAAGCATTTCTGTCATCGATGATGGAGAGTCAATAGTTGGGCGAGCACTACGGATTAGCAAAGCATATGAGGGTAGAGGCCTGGTGCATCAGATGGAAGACTTCATCCGCAAGGACATAGCGGGGAATTCAAGACTCAAACATAATGTCTTTACCACGGGGAATAAAACAATTATGGAGAGAAATCTCAAGGTGAATAAAGGCCAACTCATACTACAAAAG GGTATTCTATTATACAAAGGAGATATTTCGAAGGTAGTCCCTTTTCTCCTCAATGTCGACATGCTGACAACTAGGATTCTAAATAAGGACGACTTAAAGAAACTAATGACGTCAAAGTTAGACACAGACAGGTTGTTTCCACAGGGACGGATTATTGTCGACTGGGTGCCTTATCGTCTGCTCGCTTCTAATGTGGATCATTTCTTCAACGACTTCTGTCACATACTCGGCAGCGGTGACGGGAACTCCGACAGAATAGAGTGTATGACGGTAGCGGTGGGCTACACTGCACCTAAGGGGATAAGATACATTGTAGAAATGTATGGCACATTCACCGAAGAAACTTTCTCAGATCATATTGTGCAACATCTTAAAAGGTGTTCCACACTCGATACGGAACATATTAACTTTTCGTTGCATTACGAGACAGGGAAGCACAATCCAGACACCATCACAAAAACTATGCATCAGTTTAATATGAACAAGTCTGATACTCACTTCACCATTATGTATGGAGTGGAAGAACCACTCGATCTGTTGTCTAAGTATTAA
- the LOC138321366 gene encoding probable N-acetyltransferase 16 — translation MMSSTDVIECRKVTLDDYDEVINIRKDVYDGLDYLPALYRTMMTNHIGYVLTVKKKIIAFECISVIDDGESIIGRALRISKAYEGRGLVHQMEDFIRKDITGNSRLKYNVFTTGNKTIMERNLKVNKGQLILQKGILFYKGDISKVVPFLLNVDMLTTRILNKDDLKKLMTSKSDTDRLFPQGRIIVDWVPYRLLASNVDHFFNDFCHIVGSGDWNSDRIECMTVALGSPVAKGISYIVEMYGTFTEETFSDHIVQHLKKCFTLNTEHINFSLHYETGKHNPDIITKIMHQFNMKKSDTYCTTMYVVEEPIVLCSKH, via the exons ATGATGTCCAGCACAGATGTAATCGAATGTCGTAAAGTTACCCTGGACGACTATGACGAGGTCATCAATATCCGGAAGGACGTTTACGACGGTCTGGACTATTTGCCCGCCCTCTATCGGACAATGATGACCAATCATATCGGATATGTTCTTACCGTTAAAAAGAAAATA ATAGCATTCGAATGCATTTCTGTCATCGATGATGGAGAGTCAATAATTGGGCGAGCACTACGGATTAGTAAAGCATATGAGGGTAGAGGCCTGGTGCATCAGATGGAAGACTTCATCCGCAAGGACATAACGGGGAATTCAAGACTCAAATATAATGTCTTTACCACGGGGAATAAAACAATTATGGAGAGAAATCTCAAGGTGAATAAAGGCCAACTCATACTACAAAAG GGTATTCTATTCTACAAAGGAGATATTTCGAAGGTAGTCCCTTTTCTCCTCAATGTCGACATGCTGACAACTAGGATTCTAAATAAGGACGACTTAAAGAAACTAATGACGTCAAAGTCAGACACAGACAGGTTGTTTCCACAGGGACGGATTATTGTCGACTGGGTGCCTTATCGTCTGCTCGCTTCTAATGTGGATCATTTCTTCAACGACTTCTGTCACATAGTAGGCAGCGGTGACTGGAACTCTGACAGAATAGAGTGTATGACTGTAGCGTTGGGCTCTCCTGTAGCTAAGGGGATAAGCTACATTGTAGAAATGTATGGCACATTCACCGAAGAAACTTTCTCAGATCACATTGTGCAACatctaaaaaaatgtttcacaCTCAATACGGAGCATATTAACTTTTCGTTGCATTACGAAACAGGGAAGCATAATCCAGACATCATCACAAAAATTATGCACCAGTTTAATATGAAGAAGTCTGATACTTACTGTACCACTATGTATGTAGTGGAAGAACCAATCGTTCTGTGTTCTAAGCATTGA